One genomic segment of Aquipluma nitroreducens includes these proteins:
- a CDS encoding acyltransferase, which produces METILPKSSVRNAGLDILRVLACYMVVQIHTGEFFYISPEGGVLNGPGAFWVAIFNSLFRCAVLLFVMISGYFLFPVKDELPTFFRKKFTRVLFPFLIWCVIYAIYQFMRGNADLSATLINILHIPVNYGTQVGHLWYVYMLLGIYLFAPVISPWLQTAPKQQIRFYLIVWAITMTIPYIHLVFPEIWGECFWNKTPMLYYFSGFLGFAVLGFYIKRFHAQKSKGDYLLGFILLLLGYAITAYIFASRLNTAKSIPELELSWGYDTINVAMLALGFFMLIKNLTFRNPNSWFARLIEDISLKSYGIYLLHIIVLNTTYSLMISWINGQEYLFPLISLVTFVSSYLVIKLISYLPGSKYITR; this is translated from the coding sequence ATGGAAACTATACTCCCAAAGTCCTCGGTACGAAATGCCGGCCTTGACATCTTGCGCGTTCTGGCGTGTTATATGGTTGTTCAGATTCATACTGGCGAGTTCTTTTACATTTCTCCTGAAGGCGGAGTTCTCAATGGCCCGGGAGCCTTCTGGGTTGCGATTTTCAATTCACTATTCAGGTGCGCCGTACTCTTGTTTGTCATGATTTCAGGCTACTTTTTGTTTCCGGTAAAAGACGAATTGCCAACATTTTTTCGCAAAAAATTTACGCGGGTACTGTTCCCATTTTTGATTTGGTGCGTCATTTATGCCATTTACCAGTTTATGAGGGGTAATGCCGATTTATCAGCCACTCTAATCAATATTCTACATATTCCGGTAAATTACGGAACTCAGGTTGGTCATTTGTGGTATGTGTACATGCTTCTGGGAATATATTTGTTTGCCCCGGTTATTTCTCCGTGGCTTCAAACTGCTCCAAAACAACAAATTCGATTTTACCTGATCGTTTGGGCGATCACAATGACCATTCCATACATTCACCTGGTATTTCCTGAAATTTGGGGCGAATGTTTCTGGAATAAAACCCCAATGCTTTATTATTTCTCCGGATTCCTTGGATTTGCCGTCCTCGGTTTTTACATCAAACGTTTTCATGCTCAAAAAAGCAAAGGCGATTACTTGCTTGGATTTATCCTGTTGCTGTTGGGCTATGCCATTACTGCCTACATTTTTGCATCGCGATTAAACACGGCAAAATCGATTCCGGAATTGGAACTCTCTTGGGGCTACGACACCATCAATGTTGCCATGCTGGCACTTGGTTTTTTCATGCTGATCAAAAACCTTACTTTCCGAAATCCAAACTCATGGTTTGCCAGACTTATTGAGGACATTTCGCTAAAAAGTTATGGAATTTACTTACTTCACATTATTGTCCTGAATACGACTTACAGTCTGATGATCTCGTGGATTAACGGTCAGGAATATTTATTCCCGCTGATCAGTTTGGTCACATTTGTCAGTTCCTATCTGGTCATTAAATTAATCTCTTATTTGCCTGGGAGTAAATACATTACAAGATAA
- a CDS encoding DUF1761 domain-containing protein, translated as MNLSNLISSIHWIPVVIMTIVSFALGAVWHQKFLFGKTWATENKPNLDRKMNIPLIFGGTAVMHSLALAGLSALVSGHGWHDGVHAGALVWFVFVLPPMTATYLFANRSMKLLAIDAGMYIILFSLAGGIMGIW; from the coding sequence ATGAATCTATCTAATCTCATTTCAAGCATCCACTGGATCCCGGTCGTAATAATGACAATCGTTTCGTTTGCTTTGGGAGCAGTGTGGCATCAAAAATTTTTGTTTGGTAAAACCTGGGCAACAGAAAATAAACCAAACCTGGATCGGAAGATGAATATTCCGCTCATCTTTGGAGGAACTGCGGTTATGCACTCACTGGCTCTTGCCGGATTGAGCGCTTTGGTTTCAGGACATGGGTGGCACGACGGGGTTCATGCCGGAGCACTGGTCTGGTTTGTTTTTGTGCTTCCGCCAATGACTGCAACCTACCTTTTTGCCAATCGGTCGATGAAACTTCTTGCCATCGATGCAGGAATGTATATTATTCTATTCTCGCTGGCAGGAGGGATTATGGGAATCTGGTAA
- a CDS encoding DUF3857 domain-containing protein, with translation MASQSLDAEILRYTTLCDVDKEKLTITDSITIQINNRAGDKYTNISIPYSKLEKVSAIEAWIEESNGNVVRNLKKSDISDRSAVSENSLYEDDFIKCFQLKHNIYPYKVTYTYQTICKNYIIISSWTPVIYDKIPTRNARLKIQFPKGFEYSKYSTNTSDFRKDSTEANIILEWAASYPNPIEPEIFSQPNDFKPSVLVTPVYFKYGVEGSSKDWISYGNWQYKLLQNLDVLPEEEKKTISELVKGITDKREIIKTLYHYLQDNTRYINISIGIGGLKPYPASYVALNKYGDCKALTNYMKAILNYVGIESFYTKVKASEQPQNILKSIAGPQFNHVVLAIPLMNDTIWLENTDNANPFDYMGSFTQNRDAFLVSKDKSKFVRIPALKSKDNQSSFKLDFDLSTTESSNVTIHSTFRGSGFEVFNQLHNEYNDDEKDKIFRSYLPFDNYEVIKWELVRENRDTAKIGLNVNLNLSKFLKPLGSDYYLTLFPCRIPLFTVPSNRKLPVILPFPICNSDTLMYNIPVDYELKNKPDTFSLKTKYGNYELQLNIINGKIYAIKHFELYSASYSIAEYPDFYSFIKSVNEIDRMNLVLKRQL, from the coding sequence TTGGCATCACAGTCACTTGATGCTGAGATATTAAGATACACAACATTATGCGATGTTGATAAAGAAAAACTTACTATAACAGATTCGATAACCATACAAATAAACAACCGGGCAGGTGACAAATATACCAATATAAGTATACCCTATTCAAAATTGGAAAAGGTCTCAGCTATTGAAGCCTGGATTGAGGAATCGAATGGCAACGTGGTCAGAAATTTAAAAAAGAGCGATATTTCTGACAGAAGTGCCGTTTCTGAGAATTCCTTGTATGAAGATGACTTTATCAAATGCTTTCAACTTAAGCACAACATTTATCCCTACAAAGTCACTTATACATACCAAACTATATGCAAAAATTATATCATTATAAGTTCATGGACACCTGTCATTTACGATAAAATACCCACAAGGAATGCGAGACTCAAAATTCAATTTCCAAAAGGGTTTGAATACTCTAAATATTCAACTAACACTTCTGACTTCAGGAAAGATTCAACAGAAGCTAACATTATACTCGAATGGGCGGCTTCTTATCCGAACCCTATTGAGCCTGAAATATTCTCGCAACCTAATGATTTTAAACCATCTGTATTAGTCACACCTGTATATTTTAAATATGGAGTAGAAGGTTCGTCTAAAGATTGGATATCATACGGAAACTGGCAATATAAACTCTTGCAAAACCTGGATGTTTTGCCGGAAGAAGAAAAAAAAACGATTTCTGAACTTGTGAAGGGAATCACCGATAAAAGAGAGATAATCAAAACGTTATACCATTATCTGCAAGATAATACCCGGTATATTAACATTTCGATCGGAATTGGCGGACTAAAGCCATATCCTGCATCTTATGTTGCACTTAATAAATATGGCGATTGCAAAGCATTAACAAACTATATGAAAGCCATATTAAACTACGTCGGAATTGAATCATTCTATACCAAAGTAAAAGCCTCAGAACAACCTCAGAATATACTGAAATCAATCGCAGGACCACAATTTAACCATGTTGTGCTTGCAATTCCATTAATGAATGATACCATTTGGCTAGAAAACACTGATAATGCAAACCCTTTTGACTATATGGGTTCATTTACCCAAAACCGAGATGCATTTTTGGTATCAAAAGATAAAAGCAAATTTGTAAGGATCCCAGCATTAAAGTCAAAAGACAACCAGTCTTCATTTAAACTTGATTTTGACTTGAGCACTACGGAAAGTTCAAATGTGACAATTCATTCGACCTTCAGAGGTTCAGGATTTGAGGTTTTTAATCAACTTCACAATGAGTATAATGATGACGAAAAAGACAAGATATTCAGAAGTTATTTACCATTTGATAATTATGAAGTTATTAAATGGGAATTAGTTCGTGAAAACAGAGACACTGCAAAAATTGGATTAAACGTAAACCTTAATTTGAGCAAGTTTCTTAAACCATTGGGAAGTGATTACTATTTAACCCTGTTCCCATGTAGAATACCACTTTTTACCGTTCCTTCGAACAGAAAACTTCCAGTTATATTGCCATTTCCAATTTGTAACTCGGACACCTTAATGTATAACATCCCGGTTGATTATGAATTGAAAAATAAACCGGATACCTTCTCTTTAAAAACAAAGTATGGCAATTATGAGCTGCAATTGAATATTATAAATGGTAAAATTTATGCAATTAAACATTTTGAACTTTACTCAGCTTCCTATTCAATTGCAGAGTATCCTGATTTCTATTCCTTTATCAAATCGGTAAATGAAATCGACAGAATGAATTTGGTTCTAAAACGACAACTATAA
- a CDS encoding transglutaminase domain-containing protein, protein MKKIVILILCFTSAILTINAQNYTHEFGKFSSEEFQMKKYDKDPSAEAVVIYDIGTSFFTRDDDGFKLIFERKMKIKIFNKAGLKWAQQSIPYYEENNRAEIIVELKGNTYNYENGQVKISALDPKNSYNEKYNEHWFDKKFAMPDVKEGSVIEIYYRVVSPYLFNLRSWEFQCGIPTIYSEYTTKMIPFYEYVYIIQGTNKFDTFKTYTVSSSTSPFGLITYDDVVYFFSMKDVPAFKDESFITTSEDYIIKLDFQLATIHHPGGANELIMSTWPKLSEEMIDHASFGKYINNCKKKGKEITDTMKIASKSQTDKAKYIEHFVKSNFNWNGKSNKFATKNVKDILSSKTGNCADLNLLLAGLLNSAGIEAYPVLISTRDHGKIKLDYPFQHFFNYVLVYAKTDSSTVMLDATDPFSNFGEIPSRCINEKGLVIQKGKAEWLNLKSNSTSTRTFHIDLKLTQGKDSIKQNCRLVTTGFEAIDYRERFTSSYKDLKSELFGLNANPNDTLSPLNLKQIEKPFEIAFDQQNLAETIEGKIIISPFCGLAISKNPLTQPTRNYPVDITYKKSTRFQTSIAIPNGYKLLSQPLDMNVSNNLVKITFTTEIQSDGHINVTGNYEFKKDVYDTSDYIELKKYFKMIVDKFNEKIVLSKEV, encoded by the coding sequence ATGAAAAAAATCGTAATCCTGATTCTATGCTTTACAAGTGCTATTTTGACAATTAACGCCCAAAATTATACTCATGAGTTTGGGAAGTTCAGCTCTGAAGAGTTCCAAATGAAAAAGTATGACAAAGATCCGTCAGCTGAAGCCGTTGTAATCTATGATATTGGCACATCATTCTTTACACGAGACGATGATGGTTTTAAGTTAATCTTTGAACGTAAAATGAAGATTAAAATATTCAATAAAGCAGGACTGAAATGGGCACAGCAATCCATCCCTTATTATGAAGAAAATAATCGGGCAGAAATAATTGTTGAGCTCAAAGGGAATACCTATAATTATGAAAATGGTCAGGTGAAAATATCAGCTCTAGATCCTAAAAATTCTTACAATGAGAAATACAACGAACATTGGTTTGATAAAAAATTTGCCATGCCCGATGTTAAAGAAGGATCAGTTATTGAGATTTATTACAGAGTGGTAAGTCCTTACCTTTTTAATCTTCGCAGTTGGGAGTTTCAGTGCGGAATACCTACGATTTACAGCGAATATACCACAAAGATGATCCCATTTTATGAGTATGTTTATATCATTCAGGGAACCAACAAATTTGACACGTTTAAAACTTACACAGTATCTAGTTCAACCAGTCCTTTTGGACTTATTACGTACGATGACGTTGTTTATTTCTTTTCGATGAAAGATGTCCCTGCATTTAAAGACGAATCATTCATTACTACTTCTGAAGATTACATTATTAAACTCGATTTTCAATTAGCTACAATCCATCATCCGGGAGGAGCCAATGAACTTATTATGTCTACATGGCCAAAACTTTCCGAAGAAATGATCGACCATGCTTCTTTTGGCAAATACATTAACAATTGCAAGAAGAAAGGTAAAGAGATAACTGACACTATGAAAATTGCATCAAAATCGCAAACGGATAAAGCAAAATATATTGAACATTTTGTAAAATCAAATTTTAACTGGAATGGTAAGAGCAATAAATTTGCTACAAAAAATGTAAAAGACATTTTATCAAGCAAAACGGGTAACTGTGCCGATTTAAATCTCCTCTTGGCCGGTTTATTAAATTCTGCAGGCATTGAAGCATATCCAGTATTAATAAGTACTCGCGATCATGGGAAAATAAAGCTCGATTATCCATTTCAGCACTTTTTTAACTATGTGCTTGTCTATGCTAAAACTGATAGTTCAACAGTAATGCTTGATGCAACTGATCCGTTTAGTAATTTTGGAGAAATTCCTTCCAGATGTATCAATGAAAAAGGGCTTGTGATTCAAAAGGGCAAAGCCGAATGGTTGAACCTTAAAAGCAATTCCACTTCAACTCGAACCTTTCATATTGACTTGAAATTAACTCAGGGGAAAGACAGTATCAAACAAAACTGTAGATTAGTCACTACCGGATTTGAAGCAATCGACTATAGGGAAAGATTTACTTCATCGTACAAAGATTTAAAGAGTGAATTATTTGGACTTAATGCTAACCCAAACGATACTCTTTCTCCTTTAAATTTAAAACAGATTGAAAAGCCATTTGAAATTGCTTTCGATCAACAGAACCTTGCGGAAACAATAGAAGGCAAAATAATTATTTCGCCTTTCTGCGGTCTTGCCATATCAAAAAATCCATTGACTCAGCCGACCAGAAATTATCCCGTAGATATTACATATAAAAAATCAACCAGATTTCAGACTTCGATAGCAATTCCAAATGGGTATAAACTTCTTTCGCAACCGTTAGATATGAATGTCAGTAATAATTTAGTTAAAATCACATTTACAACAGAGATTCAATCAGATGGACACATAAACGTTACTGGAAATTATGAATTCAAGAAGGATGTATATGATACATCTGATTATATTGAATTGAAAAAATATTTCAAAATGATCGTCGATAAATTCAATGAAAAAATTGTCCTGAGCAAAGAAGTCTAG
- a CDS encoding glycoside hydrolase family 43 protein yields MIIKFQLFLLPFFCVLFLKAQPNKQFTPGEIWNDNNGKHINAHGGGILYYNGTYYWYGEHKIAGKIGNSAQVGVSCYSSKDLYYWKDESIALKVDEDPASDITKGCTLERPKVIYNAKTKKFVMWFHLELKGKGYYAARSGVAVSDKPEGPFTFQKSFRPNAGYWPVNVQPCHKKTVSPDVKDSYCGGKGCLPAPVDSVNLVGRDFKGGQMARDMNLFVDDDGTAYHIYSSEENSTLHISKLTDDYLSYSGQYFRAFVGRYMEGATLFKRNGKYYIIASDCTGWAPNAARSAVADQIFGNWTELGNPAIGTDSETTFRSQSTYVLQVQGKKDSYIFMGDRWTPDNPIDGRYIWLPITFENDAPKLYWKDAWSLKSDERKREREE; encoded by the coding sequence ATGATCATCAAATTCCAACTCTTCTTACTTCCCTTTTTCTGTGTCCTTTTTCTGAAAGCACAACCAAACAAACAATTCACACCCGGCGAAATCTGGAACGACAACAACGGTAAACACATCAACGCCCACGGTGGTGGAATTCTCTACTATAACGGAACCTATTACTGGTATGGTGAGCATAAAATAGCCGGTAAAATCGGGAACTCAGCTCAGGTTGGCGTTAGCTGTTATTCGTCGAAAGATTTATACTATTGGAAAGACGAAAGCATTGCCCTGAAAGTAGACGAAGATCCAGCCAGCGACATTACCAAAGGCTGTACCCTCGAACGCCCCAAAGTAATTTACAACGCCAAAACCAAGAAGTTCGTGATGTGGTTTCACCTCGAACTTAAAGGCAAAGGTTACTACGCAGCCCGAAGCGGAGTTGCTGTGAGCGATAAACCGGAAGGACCGTTTACGTTCCAGAAAAGTTTCCGCCCGAATGCCGGATATTGGCCTGTTAATGTTCAACCTTGCCACAAAAAAACCGTTTCTCCCGACGTGAAAGATTCGTATTGCGGAGGAAAAGGCTGCCTTCCTGCTCCGGTTGATTCGGTGAATCTGGTGGGTCGCGATTTCAAAGGTGGACAAATGGCCCGCGACATGAACCTGTTTGTTGACGATGACGGAACTGCCTACCACATTTATTCTTCCGAAGAAAACAGCACCCTGCATATTTCGAAATTGACCGACGATTACCTCTCCTATTCCGGACAATATTTTCGCGCATTTGTTGGCCGTTACATGGAAGGTGCAACCCTATTTAAACGTAATGGCAAATATTATATCATTGCATCCGACTGCACGGGTTGGGCTCCCAATGCAGCCCGATCAGCCGTTGCCGACCAAATTTTTGGAAACTGGACAGAACTCGGGAATCCGGCAATTGGAACAGATTCGGAAACTACTTTTCGCTCGCAAAGCACCTACGTTTTGCAGGTTCAGGGTAAAAAAGACAGCTACATCTTTATGGGCGACCGCTGGACTCCGGATAACCCAATTGATGGACGGTACATCTGGCTGCCAATTACCTTCGAAAACGATGCCCCTAAGTTGTACTGGAAAGATGCATGGAGCTTAAAAAGCGATGAACGAAAGAGGGAGCGCGAAGAATAA